A genome region from Crossiella equi includes the following:
- a CDS encoding RNA polymerase sigma factor, translating to MHSWTELVDRYAGLVWAVARSHSLTGHEAADVSQTTWLRLAEHHHRLHRPERVQAWLVTTARRESLRVLASRRRERATDHTDLARMRRGVDRDTADLVVDADAATRLWRAFAQLPLRCRQLLWIAAYAPDLRYAEVAGLLDMAVGSIGPTRGRCLAALRRRLGSELEVAG from the coding sequence ATGCACAGTTGGACGGAACTGGTCGACCGCTACGCCGGGCTGGTGTGGGCGGTCGCCCGCTCGCACAGCCTGACCGGCCACGAGGCCGCCGACGTCAGCCAGACCACCTGGCTGCGCCTGGCCGAGCACCACCACCGCCTGCACCGGCCGGAGCGCGTGCAGGCCTGGCTGGTCACCACCGCGCGCCGGGAGTCGTTGCGCGTGCTCGCATCCCGCCGCCGCGAGCGCGCCACCGACCACACCGACCTGGCCCGCATGCGACGGGGTGTGGACCGCGACACCGCCGACCTCGTGGTCGACGCCGACGCGGCCACCCGCCTGTGGCGCGCGTTCGCCCAGCTGCCGCTGCGCTGCCGCCAGCTGCTGTGGATCGCCGCGTACGCGCCGGACCTGCGCTACGCCGAGGTGGCCGGGCTGTTGGACATGGCCGTGGGCAGCATCGGCCCGACCCGGGGCCGCTGCCTGGCCGCGCTGCGCCGTCGGCTGGGCAGCGAGCTGGAGGTGGCGGGATGA
- a CDS encoding CHAT domain-containing protein, producing MVHVVTLAERATGSPRTVLRQAFQDLPTARGDDRARRRLAACLAHVELGEPIPAHRQARLALAGAVDPVLRAEIRLARAWLAVETGRPRAALSELDEATPLTGLARTKADFLRAAANYALREPLDLGRAVTELAPEPRWQANALIIRGADACHRGRPAEGSADFARAAELLTEIGLPDRAAVCLHNQGFAQLRMGNRRAALALFDRAAVDPHQHPEVLLDRAEALADAGAALAALRRAESLLTALGRERKLVEAKIRIAQHLLGSGDFAGAEQAAGEARRLLRAQRRPAWAVLAQVVELRARVRDGRELVGPGWDQSAAQVREWPEIPVQPVGPALPRALRPRELARVADRCAALGWPAEADELRLAAGRVASALGDPFAEELLARVRTPAVRWRAQAELASGPAAQRICRRGLRERRDPELLAIGLREALRGGEARAVAEWVRRGRGSSTPGLEYFLFQDWLWLAWSGRVWRLVPAAVLSQELAVLRLSGQGLDRIQELLLPEIPEGPVEVVPCREVTAVPWGALPGLAGREIRVRTPGWRPGVRRDAPPLWVAGPGLPGAEAEVRGLHAEFGGTLLVGATVGAVLRAVARAGTVHIAAHGRHYAGGVELADGVLALAEVFGRAGGVVVLAACGAGRGVWEGAGTVVAPVLDLPDAGVPFAGFHRGLARGRAPAALVGRGLGQWGFVCQEPSLARRSRASSRTSSRLQ from the coding sequence GTGGTTCACGTGGTGACGCTGGCCGAACGGGCGACCGGGTCCCCGAGAACCGTGCTGCGCCAGGCTTTCCAGGATCTTCCGACGGCCCGGGGCGACGACCGCGCCCGCCGCCGCCTGGCCGCCTGCCTGGCACACGTGGAACTGGGCGAACCGATCCCGGCCCACCGCCAGGCCCGCCTGGCCCTGGCCGGGGCCGTGGATCCCGTGCTGCGGGCGGAGATCCGGCTGGCGAGGGCCTGGCTGGCGGTGGAGACGGGCCGTCCGCGTGCGGCACTGTCCGAACTGGACGAAGCCACTCCGCTGACGGGACTGGCCCGGACCAAGGCGGACTTCCTGCGCGCGGCAGCCAACTACGCCCTCCGCGAACCACTGGACCTGGGCCGCGCGGTCACCGAACTGGCGCCGGAACCCCGCTGGCAGGCCAACGCCCTGATCATCCGAGGCGCCGACGCCTGCCACCGGGGCCGCCCGGCGGAGGGCAGCGCGGACTTCGCCAGGGCGGCCGAACTCCTGACCGAGATCGGCCTCCCGGACCGGGCGGCGGTCTGTCTGCACAACCAGGGCTTCGCCCAGCTGCGCATGGGCAACCGCCGGGCGGCCCTGGCCCTGTTCGACCGCGCGGCGGTGGACCCGCACCAGCACCCGGAGGTGCTGCTGGACCGCGCGGAGGCACTGGCCGATGCCGGGGCGGCCCTGGCGGCGTTGCGGCGGGCGGAGTCCCTGCTGACGGCGCTGGGCCGGGAGCGGAAGCTGGTCGAGGCGAAGATCCGCATCGCCCAGCACCTGCTCGGGAGCGGGGATTTCGCGGGGGCGGAGCAGGCGGCCGGGGAAGCCCGGCGGCTGTTGCGGGCCCAGCGGCGGCCTGCTTGGGCGGTGCTGGCTCAGGTGGTTGAGCTTCGGGCCCGGGTTCGGGACGGGCGGGAGCTGGTTGGGCCGGGGTGGGACCAGAGTGCCGCGCAGGTGCGGGAGTGGCCCGAGATCCCGGTTCAGCCGGTGGGACCGGCCCTGCCCCGGGCGCTACGCCCCCGTGAGCTGGCGCGAGTGGCCGACCGGTGTGCCGCGCTCGGCTGGCCCGCCGAAGCCGACGAGCTCCGCCTGGCCGCGGGCCGGGTGGCCAGTGCCCTCGGTGATCCCTTCGCCGAGGAGCTGCTGGCCCGGGTCCGCACCCCCGCTGTCCGCTGGCGGGCCCAAGCAGAGCTCGCCAGCGGCCCGGCCGCACAGCGGATCTGCCGCCGCGGCCTCCGGGAGCGGCGTGACCCGGAGCTGCTCGCCATCGGCCTGCGCGAAGCGCTCCGGGGCGGTGAGGCCCGAGCCGTGGCCGAGTGGGTCCGGCGTGGCCGGGGCAGCTCGACGCCCGGGCTGGAGTACTTCCTCTTCCAGGACTGGCTGTGGCTGGCCTGGTCGGGGCGGGTGTGGCGGTTGGTGCCGGCGGCCGTGTTGTCGCAGGAGCTGGCGGTGTTGCGCCTGAGCGGGCAGGGGCTGGACCGGATCCAGGAGCTCCTGCTCCCGGAGATTCCCGAAGGACCCGTCGAGGTGGTGCCCTGCCGAGAAGTCACCGCCGTGCCCTGGGGTGCCTTGCCCGGGTTGGCGGGCCGGGAGATCCGGGTCCGCACCCCCGGCTGGCGGCCCGGTGTCCGGCGGGACGCGCCGCCGCTGTGGGTTGCCGGACCCGGGCTTCCTGGAGCCGAGGCCGAGGTGCGAGGACTGCATGCCGAGTTCGGGGGCACGTTGCTCGTCGGGGCCACCGTGGGCGCGGTGCTGCGGGCCGTCGCGCGGGCCGGGACCGTGCACATCGCCGCGCACGGGCGGCACTACGCCGGTGGGGTCGAGCTGGCAGACGGGGTGTTGGCCCTGGCCGAGGTGTTCGGGCGGGCCGGTGGGGTGGTGGTGCTCGCCGCGTGTGGAGCCGGGCGCGGGGTGTGGGAGGGGGCCGGGACCGTGGTGGCCCCCGTGCTGGACCTGCCCGATGCCGGGGTGCCGTTCGCGGGGTTCCACCGGGGTCTTGCCCGGGGCCGGGCCCCCGCCGCGTTGGTCGGGCGGGGGCTCGGGCAGTGGGGGTTCGTGTGTCAGGAACCGAGCTTGGCCAGGCGGAGCAGGGCTTCGTCCAGGACCTCGTCGCGCTTGCAGTAG